From the genome of Sphingobacterium kitahiroshimense, one region includes:
- the aroB gene encoding 3-dehydroquinate synthase, translating to MQFIESLGYQVVFDDSLQSLKTFIQERNYSKIFVLVDRNTNDNCMPVVQPILAELGNYDVIEVDPGEENKNIDFCIGVWKTMLDFGADRHSLLINLGGGVVTDMGGFAASTFKRGIDFIQIPTTLLSQVDASVGGKTGIDLDNYKNIIGTFTQPQAVFIASVFLKTLERRQLVSGFAEVIKHGLIFDGAYYNKVKNLDVSDITTEHVRHSVGVKNTVITQDPTEKGLRKILNFGHTIGHAIEGYSLLHDEHSLLHGEAIAVGMICEGYLSHKLNGLSLEELEDLITTFRKNFADYQFDDSIDHELLSLMNNDKKNHSNQIGFALLNKIGSCDYDIFVTEDLIIESLDFYRNLIA from the coding sequence ATGCAATTTATAGAAAGTTTAGGCTATCAAGTAGTCTTTGATGACTCATTACAGTCTCTAAAAACCTTTATACAGGAACGAAATTACTCAAAGATTTTTGTCTTAGTTGATCGCAATACCAATGATAACTGTATGCCTGTTGTACAGCCAATTTTAGCTGAATTGGGAAACTACGATGTGATTGAGGTTGATCCTGGTGAAGAAAATAAGAATATTGATTTCTGTATCGGTGTATGGAAAACAATGCTTGACTTTGGGGCTGACAGACATAGTCTGTTGATTAACTTAGGTGGTGGTGTGGTCACGGATATGGGGGGATTTGCGGCTTCTACTTTTAAACGTGGTATTGACTTTATTCAGATTCCGACAACATTATTGTCTCAAGTGGATGCATCGGTAGGTGGTAAGACGGGAATAGATTTAGATAATTATAAAAATATAATCGGGACTTTTACGCAGCCGCAGGCTGTCTTTATCGCTAGTGTGTTTTTGAAAACATTGGAAAGAAGACAGTTGGTTTCTGGTTTTGCGGAGGTTATCAAGCACGGATTAATTTTTGATGGGGCGTACTATAATAAGGTTAAAAATTTGGATGTTTCGGATATAACGACCGAGCATGTGAGACATTCCGTTGGGGTTAAAAACACGGTCATAACCCAGGATCCAACAGAAAAGGGTTTACGGAAAATCTTAAATTTTGGGCATACTATTGGTCATGCAATAGAAGGTTATTCTTTACTTCATGATGAACATTCGTTGCTACATGGCGAGGCTATTGCTGTCGGTATGATTTGCGAAGGCTATCTGTCACATAAATTGAATGGTCTTTCATTAGAAGAATTAGAGGATTTAATAACAACGTTTAGAAAGAATTTTGCTGATTATCAATTTGATGATTCTATTGATCATGAATTGTTGAGTTTAATGAATAATGATAAGAAAAATCATTCTAATCAGATTGGTTTCGCTTTATTGAATAAAATTGGTTCTTGTGATTATGATATTTTTGTTACGGAAGACTTAATTATAGAAAGTTTAGATTTTTATCGTAATTTAATCGCATAA
- a CDS encoding glycosyltransferase family protein, with protein sequence MKILYAVQGTGNGHLSRAMDVVPCLRNFGEVDVLVSGIQADLVLPFEVKYRLHGLSFIFGKSGGVDLWKTFMSSTVRKFTQEIKSLPIDQYDLVINDFEPISAWSAHMKDFPCIGLSHQIAALDASSPKPDETDMLGKFIMKNYAPTAHAYGFHFKSYNKNIYTPVIRNSVRELDVQDKGHYTVYLPAYDDAHLLKHLMKFPDISWQVFSKHNSRAFDMKNVAIRPINNDAFIASMASSSGVLCGAGFETPAEALFLQKKLLVVPMKNQYEQHLNAAALEEMGVPVISSLKQKNMLSIEAWLNSKSRVVVDYKNNTQEIITNIVSKHT encoded by the coding sequence ATGAAAATACTTTATGCGGTACAGGGTACAGGTAATGGCCACCTCAGTCGAGCGATGGATGTTGTGCCTTGTTTACGTAATTTTGGAGAGGTTGATGTTTTGGTGAGTGGAATCCAAGCGGATTTAGTTTTACCGTTTGAAGTGAAATATCGCCTGCATGGTTTGAGTTTTATTTTTGGGAAATCAGGAGGGGTAGATCTCTGGAAGACATTTATGAGTTCTACTGTTCGTAAATTTACACAAGAAATCAAATCACTTCCTATAGATCAGTATGATCTTGTTATTAATGATTTTGAACCCATATCTGCCTGGTCTGCTCATATGAAGGATTTTCCCTGTATTGGTTTGAGTCATCAGATCGCAGCGTTAGATGCTTCCAGTCCCAAACCAGATGAGACGGATATGCTGGGTAAATTTATTATGAAGAATTATGCCCCCACGGCGCATGCTTACGGTTTTCATTTTAAAAGCTATAATAAGAACATTTACACTCCTGTCATTCGTAATTCCGTGCGCGAGCTGGATGTTCAGGATAAGGGGCACTATACTGTTTATTTACCGGCCTATGATGATGCACATCTGTTGAAACATTTAATGAAATTTCCAGATATCAGTTGGCAGGTTTTCAGTAAGCATAATTCGCGGGCTTTTGATATGAAGAATGTGGCGATACGTCCTATTAACAATGATGCATTTATTGCTAGTATGGCAAGTTCTTCGGGAGTGCTATGTGGGGCTGGATTTGAAACCCCAGCGGAGGCATTGTTCCTTCAAAAGAAATTGTTGGTGGTTCCAATGAAAAATCAGTATGAGCAACATTTGAATGCTGCGGCACTGGAAGAGATGGGTGTACCCGTTATTTCGAGCTTAAAACAAAAAAATATGCTATCTATAGAGGCTTGGCTAAATAGTAAATCGCGAGTTGTTGTCGATTATAAGAACAATACTCAAGAAATTATTACTAATATTGTGTCAAAACATACTTAA
- a CDS encoding zinc dependent phospholipase C family protein: MKGLSIIISLFIIFIICSSWGFFAHKKINEYAVYTLPPTLASFYKKNILLISSKAVDADKRCYIDSLESPRHYIDIDDYNEPSIDSIPIHWTKAKEKYQKKQLLLNGIVPWQISFSYHKLVKAFKFKDIRQIIRHSADLGHYIGDAHVPLHTTKNYNGQLTNQIGIHAFWESRLPEMFVKEYSFIKGPAKFIEDPLHTSWNIVKQSNLLVDSVLALEKQLDKSFSKHQKYSFIERNNLLIRTYSDEYARAYHTALNGMVEKRMASAIQQVGSFWYSAWVEAGQPDLKNLQKVTIDDQPLDINNKKNMGREEL; the protein is encoded by the coding sequence ATGAAAGGATTATCAATTATAATCTCTTTATTTATTATATTTATAATATGTAGCTCATGGGGATTTTTTGCACATAAAAAAATTAATGAATATGCCGTTTATACCCTTCCTCCAACATTAGCTTCCTTTTATAAGAAAAATATTCTCTTAATTAGTTCAAAAGCCGTAGACGCAGATAAAAGATGCTATATAGATAGCCTTGAATCGCCCCGCCATTATATCGATATTGATGATTATAACGAGCCCTCGATTGACTCGATCCCCATTCACTGGACAAAAGCCAAAGAAAAATATCAGAAAAAACAGCTCTTGTTAAATGGAATTGTCCCTTGGCAAATATCATTTTCCTACCATAAACTCGTCAAAGCATTTAAATTCAAAGATATTAGACAAATCATCCGTCATTCTGCAGACCTAGGGCACTATATTGGTGATGCTCATGTTCCTTTACATACAACCAAAAATTATAACGGACAATTAACCAACCAAATTGGAATACATGCATTTTGGGAAAGTCGTTTACCCGAAATGTTTGTCAAAGAGTATTCATTTATAAAAGGTCCAGCAAAATTTATTGAAGATCCATTGCATACCTCCTGGAATATCGTCAAACAAAGTAACTTGCTTGTTGACTCAGTACTTGCACTTGAAAAACAACTGGATAAATCTTTTTCAAAACATCAAAAATATTCCTTTATAGAGCGAAATAATCTACTGATCAGAACCTATTCCGATGAATATGCCAGGGCCTATCATACTGCCCTCAATGGCATGGTTGAAAAAAGAATGGCTAGTGCTATACAACAAGTGGGGTCATTCTGGTATTCTGCTTGGGTTGAGGCCGGACAACCAGACCTCAAAAATCTACAAAAAGTAACGATAGATGACCAGCCCCTTGATATCAATAATAAAAAAAATATGGGCAGAGAAGAACTATAA
- a CDS encoding FKBP-type peptidyl-prolyl cis-trans isomerase: MKYIALALLSLATLSVTAQQKKKTVKKTTAVKPLLATKTDSVSYAFGRDIGGTLKNLEITNWNKELIGKAIVSALDGQNSLIEEDQLRMVIQSAVTEAREIKEKENLAKEQAFFTENAKKTTVKTTEEGLQYEVLVEGTGEKPTRENEVTVHYTGTLLDGKKFDSSLDRNEPLKMKLDRVIEGWKIGVPLMSKGAKYRFYVPSKLGYGSQNMGVIPPNSILIFDIELLDFVKDAV, encoded by the coding sequence ATGAAATATATTGCTTTGGCATTATTGTCTTTGGCTACACTATCTGTAACGGCACAACAAAAAAAGAAAACTGTAAAGAAAACAACAGCTGTTAAACCATTATTAGCGACTAAAACAGACTCCGTGTCATATGCTTTTGGACGTGACATTGGTGGTACATTGAAAAATTTGGAGATTACAAATTGGAATAAAGAGTTAATCGGTAAAGCAATAGTTAGTGCTCTTGATGGTCAAAATTCTTTGATTGAAGAAGATCAATTGCGCATGGTTATCCAAAGCGCAGTTACCGAAGCGAGAGAAATAAAGGAGAAAGAAAATCTTGCCAAAGAGCAGGCTTTTTTTACAGAAAATGCTAAAAAAACAACTGTAAAAACTACGGAAGAGGGTTTGCAGTATGAAGTATTGGTAGAAGGCACTGGGGAAAAACCGACTCGAGAAAACGAAGTAACAGTACATTATACAGGAACTTTATTGGATGGAAAGAAATTTGATAGTTCATTAGATCGTAATGAACCTCTAAAAATGAAATTAGATCGCGTGATTGAAGGCTGGAAAATAGGTGTTCCTTTAATGTCTAAAGGAGCAAAATATCGTTTTTATGTACCAAGTAAATTAGGATATGGAAGTCAAAACATGGGTGTTATTCCTCCCAATAGCATTTTAATATTTGATATTGAGTTATTGGATTTCGTGAAGGATGCAGTATAA
- a CDS encoding HAD family hydrolase, giving the protein MSPESIEKFNKLNKIAEPYDALLFDVDGTLADNISAHKAAYVATAAEYNVLLDDSLIDETAGWPTIAVAKEICIRYNTTFDVHEFSKRKSAIFIEQFIQQTQPIDYVVEHLKYQIGKKRIAAVSGGTRSTLNITLTVLGVLDKLETLVCAGDTPNGKPSPEPFLLAAEKLQVAPAKCLVYEDGIPGVQGALAAGMGAVRIDLL; this is encoded by the coding sequence ATGTCACCCGAATCAATAGAGAAATTCAACAAACTCAATAAAATAGCAGAACCATACGACGCCTTACTTTTTGATGTCGACGGAACCTTAGCTGACAATATAAGTGCGCATAAAGCAGCCTACGTAGCTACAGCAGCAGAATACAATGTCCTGTTGGATGATAGTCTAATCGACGAAACCGCAGGATGGCCAACCATAGCTGTTGCAAAAGAAATCTGTATCCGCTATAACACCACTTTTGATGTTCATGAATTTTCAAAAAGAAAATCAGCCATCTTTATAGAACAGTTCATCCAGCAGACACAACCTATTGATTATGTTGTCGAACATCTAAAATACCAGATTGGAAAGAAACGTATTGCGGCTGTTTCTGGAGGAACCAGATCAACATTAAACATCACACTAACCGTCCTTGGAGTACTTGATAAATTGGAAACCTTGGTGTGTGCCGGTGATACTCCTAATGGAAAACCATCGCCTGAGCCATTTTTATTAGCGGCCGAAAAGCTTCAGGTTGCCCCTGCTAAGTGTTTAGTTTACGAGGACGGAATCCC
- a CDS encoding TonB-dependent receptor plug domain-containing protein: MSKNLTLLALSLIGYSYAFSQEVTNNKTLTLKDTTNLNEVIINQNRLQIPFSKQTRNIQIITQEDIKRLPAKSVNELLAYINGVDIRQRGPFGSQADVTIDGGSFEQTLILLNGAKISDPQTAHHSLNLPIPTDAIERIEIIKGPASRIYGINSLTGAINIVTKTVSENLISAQAYTGTSFKNSEDTQNGKYYGKGFQLGFTHKIAQFSQQLYLGHEDSNGQRYNTASKNNKIYYQGAYAPDSLNNISTSFGYIDNQFGANGYYAAPGDKESYELVKTAFATIQSKHKLSNALTISPRISNRYNEDDYRYFRHDLSKARSQHYNNAFMAELNATYEQNYGSFGLGVESRFENINSSNIGKHSRENYGAYVEFKTEMIKNLFINVGTYLNYNSDYNWQVFPGIDLGYDINNHWKLIFNAGSSQRIPSFTDLYLNQRPANIGNSSLQAERAKQVEGAIKYTSGNVIAQAGYFYRTINDFIDWTRNLNTEPWQPQNMDNNEVQGFNVNFRININPQNSITKYYAVIGYSYLNPRIKNNTTENNLSKYTIESLRNQANLNFTISHRDWSFTTANRFNERLSYKSYFISDVRLARQIDKLNLYVDAQNLFNVKYIEAGAVPMPGTWYSLGAKYTIAY; encoded by the coding sequence ATGAGTAAGAATTTAACGCTATTAGCATTATCCTTAATTGGATATTCTTATGCTTTTAGTCAAGAAGTAACTAATAATAAGACGTTAACTTTAAAAGATACTACAAATTTAAATGAAGTTATCATTAATCAGAACCGTCTACAGATTCCATTCTCTAAGCAGACCAGAAACATTCAAATTATAACGCAAGAAGATATTAAACGTCTTCCCGCAAAGTCTGTTAATGAACTTTTAGCTTATATTAATGGTGTGGATATCCGCCAAAGAGGTCCTTTCGGTTCACAGGCAGACGTCACAATCGATGGCGGATCATTTGAACAGACCTTGATCCTACTAAATGGAGCAAAAATATCAGATCCACAAACTGCCCATCACTCCCTTAATCTTCCCATTCCTACCGACGCTATTGAACGGATCGAGATCATTAAAGGACCAGCATCCCGTATTTATGGAATCAACAGCCTAACCGGGGCTATTAATATTGTCACAAAAACAGTCTCAGAAAATCTGATCAGTGCACAGGCGTATACCGGCACTTCTTTTAAAAACAGTGAGGATACACAAAACGGAAAATATTACGGCAAGGGTTTTCAATTGGGATTTACCCATAAAATTGCACAATTCAGTCAGCAGCTGTATTTAGGCCATGAAGATTCCAATGGTCAACGCTATAATACAGCTTCAAAAAACAATAAAATCTATTACCAAGGAGCGTATGCACCCGACTCTCTAAATAATATATCGACCTCATTCGGGTATATTGACAATCAATTTGGAGCCAACGGATATTATGCTGCCCCCGGAGACAAAGAATCCTACGAATTGGTGAAAACAGCTTTTGCAACTATACAGTCCAAACATAAACTATCCAATGCACTAACGATATCTCCTAGAATTTCGAACAGATACAACGAGGATGATTACCGTTATTTCAGACATGACCTGAGCAAAGCAAGAAGCCAGCACTACAACAATGCCTTTATGGCCGAATTAAATGCCACATACGAACAAAATTATGGCTCATTCGGCCTTGGAGTTGAAAGCAGATTCGAAAATATCAACAGTTCAAACATCGGTAAGCACAGCCGCGAGAATTATGGTGCTTATGTCGAATTTAAAACTGAAATGATCAAAAATTTATTTATTAATGTAGGTACCTACCTCAATTATAACAGTGACTACAACTGGCAGGTTTTCCCTGGAATAGATCTTGGATATGATATCAATAATCATTGGAAATTGATTTTTAATGCAGGATCGAGCCAAAGGATACCCTCATTTACAGATCTTTACTTAAATCAGAGACCTGCAAACATTGGAAATTCTTCACTTCAAGCCGAAAGAGCAAAACAAGTTGAAGGAGCTATAAAATATACCAGTGGAAATGTTATTGCACAGGCAGGATATTTTTATAGAACAATTAATGATTTTATTGATTGGACACGTAATCTGAACACTGAGCCTTGGCAGCCTCAAAACATGGACAATAATGAAGTCCAGGGATTTAACGTCAATTTCCGTATTAATATTAATCCTCAGAATTCCATTACAAAGTATTATGCTGTTATCGGATACAGCTATTTGAATCCCAGAATAAAAAATAATACTACAGAAAATAATTTATCAAAGTACACTATTGAAAGCCTAAGAAATCAGGCAAACCTAAACTTTACTATAAGTCACAGGGATTGGAGTTTTACCACTGCCAATCGTTTTAACGAACGTTTATCTTACAAATCGTACTTTATTTCAGACGTACGTTTAGCACGTCAAATCGACAAGTTAAATCTTTATGTTGACGCGCAAAATCTATTTAATGTCAAATATATAGAAGCCGGAGCTGTACCCATGCCAGGTACCTGGTATTCCTTAGGTGCCAAATATACAATTGCTTATTAA
- a CDS encoding RNA-binding S4 domain-containing protein: MQTFKIEGEYIPLIQLLKALNWVEHGAMAQLVVTEGMVTVNGQVEYRKRMKVRPDDIVEFEGQQVKLV; this comes from the coding sequence ATGCAAACATTCAAAATCGAAGGAGAATATATTCCGTTAATTCAGTTACTTAAAGCTTTAAATTGGGTAGAGCATGGTGCTATGGCTCAGCTAGTTGTTACTGAGGGGATGGTGACCGTTAATGGTCAGGTAGAGTATAGGAAAAGAATGAAAGTTAGACCCGATGATATCGTCGAGTTTGAGGGTCAACAAGTAAAATTGGTATAA
- a CDS encoding proline dehydrogenase family protein — MTQIAEPRKLSFDNTEIAFKSKTDKDLDRAYLLYKVIASNFLVKVGPPITNFALNIGLPIQGIIKSTIFKQFCGGETIEGCTSAINHLGENNVGTILDYSVEGEDTEAAFDATFKETLRTVVAAKTNKYIPFSVFKPTGLGRFELFEKVNANETLTEAEQAEYNRMYDRCDEICKACYEANVKVLIDAEHSWIQDAIDDIARDMMEKYNKEQPIVYNTYQLYRHDKLASLKADFDYAKTQNFFLGAKIVRGAYMEIERQRAAEKGYPSPIQPTKEATDKDYDAAIHFILDHIDRFGVMAGTHNEASSLLLANELDRRGIDHRSDRIFFAQLLGMSDNLTFNLSESNYNVAKYMPYGPIKAVMPYLFRRAQENTSVAGQTGRELGLIIKEKQRRKASR, encoded by the coding sequence ATGACACAGATTGCTGAACCCAGAAAACTATCTTTTGATAATACAGAAATTGCATTCAAAAGTAAAACCGATAAAGATTTAGATCGTGCTTATTTACTGTATAAAGTAATAGCAAGTAATTTCTTAGTAAAAGTCGGACCTCCAATTACTAATTTTGCTCTAAATATCGGACTACCTATCCAAGGAATCATTAAGTCAACCATTTTCAAACAGTTTTGCGGTGGCGAAACAATTGAAGGTTGTACATCTGCAATCAATCACCTAGGAGAAAACAATGTCGGTACAATCCTGGATTATTCTGTAGAAGGAGAAGATACTGAGGCCGCATTTGATGCTACTTTTAAAGAAACATTACGCACAGTAGTTGCTGCAAAAACAAATAAATACATCCCTTTTTCAGTATTCAAACCTACAGGGCTTGGCCGTTTCGAATTATTTGAGAAAGTAAACGCAAACGAAACGTTAACAGAAGCAGAGCAAGCAGAGTACAACAGAATGTACGATCGATGTGATGAAATCTGTAAAGCCTGTTACGAAGCTAATGTTAAAGTATTAATTGATGCTGAACACTCTTGGATTCAAGATGCCATTGATGACATAGCCCGCGATATGATGGAAAAATACAATAAAGAACAACCTATTGTATACAACACCTATCAATTGTACAGACATGATAAACTAGCCTCTTTAAAAGCTGATTTTGATTATGCAAAAACACAAAACTTCTTTTTAGGTGCAAAAATCGTACGTGGTGCCTATATGGAAATTGAAAGACAGAGAGCAGCTGAAAAAGGTTACCCATCTCCTATTCAACCTACAAAAGAAGCAACAGACAAAGATTACGATGCCGCTATTCATTTCATACTGGATCATATCGATCGCTTTGGTGTTATGGCAGGCACACACAATGAAGCAAGTAGTCTTTTGTTAGCAAATGAGCTTGACAGACGTGGAATAGATCATAGAAGCGACCGTATATTTTTCGCACAATTGTTGGGTATGTCAGATAATTTAACATTTAATTTATCTGAATCAAACTACAACGTTGCAAAATATATGCCTTACGGACCGATAAAAGCTGTTATGCCTTATTTATTCCGTAGAGCACAAGAAAACACATCAGTAGCTGGTCAAACAGGCCGAGAGCTGGGGTTAATCATTAAAGAGAAACAAAGAAGAAAAGCTAGTCGTTAA
- a CDS encoding ThuA domain-containing protein: MMCSIIKRVSFLFTIFFVTQLSAQERILIFSKTTGFRHESIEHGVAVLKQLISSKNMLVDHSEDSQLFTDSILSRYDALVFLSTTGDIFNESQKAAFVRFIQSGKGFLGIHAASDTEFNWPWYGQLVGGYFSSHPAVQDAQIRVVNQKHLATKHLPKIWFHRDEWYDFKSVKEGLHILMDLDETSYKGGKMGKFHPIAWYQEFDGGRSFYTGLGHTLEAFDEEKFQTHVLGGLRYVLKKK; the protein is encoded by the coding sequence ATGATGTGCAGCATAATTAAAAGAGTATCATTTCTCTTCACTATTTTCTTTGTTACCCAATTGAGTGCGCAGGAAAGAATTTTGATTTTTTCAAAAACTACTGGATTTAGACATGAAAGTATAGAGCATGGGGTTGCTGTTTTAAAGCAATTGATATCTTCAAAAAATATGCTAGTAGATCATTCTGAGGACAGTCAATTGTTTACGGATTCTATTCTTTCGCGATATGATGCTTTAGTTTTTCTGAGTACAACGGGTGATATTTTTAATGAAAGTCAAAAAGCTGCTTTTGTCCGTTTTATTCAATCAGGTAAAGGTTTTTTAGGTATACATGCTGCAAGTGATACGGAATTTAACTGGCCTTGGTACGGACAACTTGTGGGGGGGTATTTTTCTTCACATCCGGCCGTTCAGGATGCTCAAATCCGGGTTGTAAACCAGAAGCATCTTGCGACAAAGCATTTACCAAAGATATGGTTTCACCGCGATGAATGGTATGATTTTAAGTCGGTAAAGGAGGGGCTTCATATTTTGATGGATTTGGATGAAACAAGTTACAAAGGGGGAAAGATGGGGAAATTTCATCCGATAGCGTGGTATCAGGAATTTGATGGAGGCAGATCATTCTATACGGGATTAGGTCACACCTTAGAGGCTTTTGATGAGGAAAAATTTCAGACCCATGTTCTGGGAGGTCTCCGATATGTCCTGAAAAAGAAATAA